One Molothrus ater isolate BHLD 08-10-18 breed brown headed cowbird chromosome 34, BPBGC_Mater_1.1, whole genome shotgun sequence genomic window carries:
- the LOC118700691 gene encoding olfactory receptor 14J1-like, with the protein MSNSSCIRHFLLLALADTRQLQLLHFCLLLGISLAALLGNGLIISAVACGHHLHTPMFFFLLNLALADLGSICTTVPKAMHNSLWDTSNISYTGCAAQLFFFAFFISAEYFLLTLMCYDRYVSICKPLHYGTLLGSRACAHMAAAAWASAFLNALMHTANTFSLPLCHGNALGQFFCEIPQILKLSCSHSNIRKLGFLVFSICLALGCFVFIVFSYVQIFRAVLRIPSEQGRHKAFSTCLPHLAVVSLFLSTAAFAHLKPPSISLPYLDLALSVLYSVVPSALNPLIYSLRNQELKAAVWRLMTA; encoded by the coding sequence atgtccaacagcagctgcatcaggcacttcctcctgctggcattggcagacacgcggcagctgcagctcctgcacttctgcctcttgctgggcatctccctggctgccctcctgggcaacggcctcatcatcagcgccgtagcctgcggccaccacctgcacacgcccatgttcttcttcctgctcaacctggccctcgctgacctgggctccatctgcaccactgtccccaaagccatgcacaattccctctgggacaccagcaacatctcctacactggatgtgctgcacagctctttttttttgcctttttcatctCAGCAGAGTATTTCCTCCTGACCCTgatgtgctacgaccgctacgtatccatctgcaaacccctgcactacgggaccctcctgggcagcagagcttgtgcccacatggcagcagctgcctgggccagtgcctttctcaatgctctcatgcacacggccaatacattttccctgcccctgtgccatggcaatgccctgggccagttcttctgtgaaatcccacagatcctcaagctctcctgctcacactccAACATCAGGAAATTGGGATTTCTTGTGTTTTCCATCTGCTTAGCTCTtggttgttttgtgttcattgttttctcctatgtgcagatcttcagggctgtgctgaggatcccctctgagcagggacggcacaaagccttttccacctgcctccctcacctggctgtggtctccctgttcctcagcactgcagcgTTTGCTCacctgaagcccccctccatATCTTTGCCATAcctggatctggccctgtcagttctgtactcagTGGTGCCTtcagccctgaaccccctcatctacagcctgaggaaccaggagctcaaggctgcagtgtggagactgatgactgcatga